A genomic region of Acidimicrobiia bacterium contains the following coding sequences:
- a CDS encoding 1-(5-phosphoribosyl)-5-[(5-phosphoribosylamino)methylideneamino] imidazole-4-carboxamide isomerase has translation MQIIPAIDVLDGQVVRLLKGDYGAVTAYSDSPVEALGSWGRAGATLVHVVDLEGARTGKPSPGLVETMARAAIPFQLGGGIRTEAAAVRVLEAGAARVVLGSAAVWEPELLAMLVARFGADRIVAAIDVKAGLATGAGWLDEGRPFGDVIALVATAGVGWILTTGISRDGTMSGPDLALTKEAVQRAPDCRVIGSGGVGTLADLVELRNVGADAVVVGKALYEGAFSYEQAVLAVGKPLEGETDVVGTDR, from the coding sequence GCGACTACGGCGCGGTCACCGCGTACTCCGACTCCCCGGTCGAGGCACTCGGATCGTGGGGCAGGGCGGGTGCCACCCTGGTGCATGTGGTTGATCTGGAAGGCGCTCGAACCGGGAAACCGTCGCCGGGGTTGGTGGAGACGATGGCCAGGGCCGCCATCCCGTTCCAGCTCGGAGGCGGGATTCGGACCGAGGCCGCCGCTGTTCGGGTTCTTGAAGCCGGCGCGGCGCGGGTGGTCCTTGGTTCGGCAGCGGTTTGGGAACCGGAGTTGTTGGCGATGCTGGTGGCTCGTTTCGGCGCCGACCGGATCGTGGCGGCGATCGACGTCAAGGCAGGATTGGCGACCGGGGCCGGATGGCTTGACGAGGGGCGACCGTTTGGAGACGTGATCGCCCTGGTGGCCACTGCCGGGGTCGGTTGGATCCTCACCACCGGAATCTCAAGGGACGGCACGATGAGCGGGCCGGATCTGGCGCTCACGAAGGAAGCCGTGCAGCGGGCACCGGACTGCCGGGTGATCGGTTCGGGAGGGGTTGGAACGCTCGCCGATCTTGTCGAACTGCGAAACGTCGGTGCGGACGCCGTGGTCGTTGGGAAGGCGCTTTACGAAGGAGCCTTCAGCTACGAACAAGCAGTGTTAGCGGTTGGCAAACCGCTCGAGGGCGAGACGGATGTGGTCGGGACCGACCGTTAG